The following DNA comes from Lynx canadensis isolate LIC74 chromosome C2, mLynCan4.pri.v2, whole genome shotgun sequence.
aaaaatgttttctctcgGTTTTGCCGGAACTTCGGCCAGCCTCCAGCCTGGCCGGATGGCGGATGGAGGTCAGCCGGGGAAGGCGTCTGGGCGGAGGCCGCCCCGGCAAGGCGGGGGCCGCCGAGGTGGGGCGGAGCGCAGGCAGCTGGCAGGGCGGCCTGCGGGCGGGAGGcccgtgggggcggggggcagccccGGCGCGCCCCGGGGAGCGGGGGCCCACACCGGGGGCGCTGCAGGGCGGCCGCCACCCGGCTGCCTCCGGGGCGGGGCGGCCCAGCTGCGGCCTCGCGGGGGGAGGGTCGCCCGTGCCTGACCTCGGGCGGCGGCGCTCTGCCGGGCGGGCCCTGCCTCCGCCCTGCCGGCTGCTGGGGTCGCGCACAGTGCACCGCGCGGccgccctgccccctctctcccaGTCGCGCGGCAGCGGAGCGGCCAGGGCGCCCCCGGGTCTGGCCCGTCACCACAGAGCagcgggtggggcgggggcggggcggtggcGGCCCCAGACAGCCGGCTGGGCGACtcgaggaaggaaggagggagggcggcagtgggggtggggcggggagggaacaTCCTGTCTGCGCCGGGTGCACCGCAGACAGCGCCGTGCGCCAGCCGCCCAGACGGCGCGCGAGGCCAGGAGCGGGCGCGcgcctgggggggggaggggcgcgcgcgcgcgcgcggcgaCGGGGCGAGGGGGGAGCCCCGAGGAGCCACAATAGGCCAGACGGCGCGCGCGTCCCGAGGGGCTGGGAGTCGCGAGGGGGCGGTGGCAGCGACGCCGGCGGGCCCGCGCGCGCGGTGCCGCCGCTGGCTCcgttcccttccccccccctccgccgCCCTCGCTCCCCCGGGCGGCCGGAGACGGCGGCGTCTGCGGGAAGCCGTGTGTCTCCGCAGTGACGTGGGCGGGCCGAGGGCTCGGTGACGTCAGAGGGCTGTGTGTAGCGATGTGTGTGGGGTTCGGAGCGGCGCCGGCACAGCCGAAGGGAGCGGGCGAGCGGCGGCGGCTGGCACAGGTGCGGCCCCGGCTCGTGGTGAGGACGCGGCGGGCGCGGCGGGCGGCAAGGGACGCGCGGCCTTGGGGCAGCCCGACGGCGGTGCCGTGGATAGTGGGGAGTTAACAAAGCTCGTCGAGCTACCTCGGGCGCGGAGGCCGAAGTCGGGGGTCCGGATGCGCGGGTCCCGGGTGGGGTCGGGGCCACGGGGGGCGCAGGGCGGGTGTCCCACGGCGGATCAAGCCTCGCTGACCCTAGGCTGGAAGGGCGCTGCACTTGACCGGAGCCGTCGGGACCCCGGAGACCCGGACGCCCGTcactcccccacccttcccccgcCGCCCGTCTGCGCTCCTCGGGGATGCCCCGGGCGTCTGTCGGCGCCCAGCGGCGCGGAGATCCCGGCTAGGCGCCCCACCCGCCCGCAGACCCTTCTCCTTTCTGGCcccggggaggcgggggaggtgCAGCCTTAGGGGTGCTGGGGTAACACCCGAGAACTTCCTGGGGCGAGGGTACGGGGGGGGGATTTCCACAGTCCTCCCCGCGGCCCCCGCAGTGGGGCAGTATTGGGAGGGCACTTGGGGTTGTCCCGAGAccgtgggtgggggttgggggactCCTCTTTTTCCACTTCCCACTCTCTCCTTGCGCAGCCCAAGGCGTCCCGGCTCCCCTGTCCGCCACTCCGCCCTCCCCTCGGGTTTGTGATGGGTGGGTGGATTTGCGTGGGCTGAGGATTTCAGAGTTTGGGGGGGCTCCCCCCATTGTAGGTCATGCCTCCTGCCCTCTTTCTCGGTCTGCGTTGGCTGAGGTGTTTCTGTGGTGGGGCGAAAGTCAGAACATTGGTTCGTGGCCTGGGTCCGTAACCCTTTGGGTCTCTTTTAAGGGAAACTGCTGAGAGTTTGGGaggcaaacatttttatttattggattTCTTTTGGGTGTCCTCTCAAGAAGGAAGTGGAagaagaatcttttcttttctcctcttcctccatttGCATTCTTTGTGAGGTCTGTCTGCCTTGTGTTTTTGTCCGGAATTAGTCTTGTTAAGGATGGAGATTCCAGGAGTGGAGTCTATAGCTTTTGGCTTCCATTAAGCAAATTCACTAACCTTTTAAAGGGAAAGTTAATTTTTGCCTACAGTCATTCCAGAAAAAATAGCGTACACTGACTGGGTGAATTAATGCCCTTAAAATTGTAAGTTAGGTACATATGGTAGATATGTTAGCACGTATCTGATTTTCTTGGATGAaactggcattttttaaaatgaagagatgaAGTAATGGATTATTATAGTTGAAATGGCATAACTGGGAAAGACTCTGGTACTTAGTTTTAGGTGAGATGATCTATTTAAGGTTCTTCTATTCCCTTTTCAGGGATGTTATTGCTCCCTTTACCCATTCtacaaattattttcctgtttaaatGAAGTTCTTCTAGTTAACTGGTGTTAGATTTAAAGAAATCGCTCAAGTGTCACCTTTGGTAAAGTGAACTCAGTATAAGATTAAGAAACTAGTTTCAAACTGACCCTTTGGCCTCTGAGCAAATTCAAGTATAACTCTCCCTCACTGCTCTTCTCTTCCagataattaaaagaagaatgaacagTAATCCATGAAGATAACTGGGCAATTTTCTTTAGATATCATTTTTCACTGTAGAAGTTCAAGTGGAGTCAGAGGCTCTTCTTACCGTTTTTGAGGATTTCTACAAACCTTCAGTTGGTCAACACAGACCAACAGATCATCACTTTTAGAGAAgatagtgttttcttttccttttttggtgtCCTTGGTGCCAAAAACTAAATTTGGGTGCaacattttgatttatatttgtgTCTAGGTTTTATGACACAAGTAATTGCATAAACTTTTCACATGTTTTGTGAAAACCATTGCACTGAATCTGGACATTCCAAATTGAGAGAACTGATAAGTTTTTTAATGCATCTATTTGAAGAGTTAAGAAAAAAGGCTTCCTCAGAGGTGTGCCTctcaaaattatattctttattattagggacaaaagaagaaattttatagCACTAGCAGTGAAATTGTACTAGAGTATAAGCAGAaccaaataaaattgtaaaatctcTTGAGTAATTTAGGGAGATTTCTCTTTGGAAATTTAAGTTTTCTGTGAGAGTAAGCTACTAGAACTATTGATATACATTGCTTCTCTCTTGGAATGAGTGACTAAATAACAATGCAAATCTCAGACTTACTTATTTAACACCACAGTTTTTAGCAATGGAAAATCTACAGACAAATTATTCCTTGGTTCAGGGCTCAAATAAAAAACTGAACGGGATGGGAGATGATTGCGGCCCTCCAGTGAAAAAAATGGTGACAGACGTTCCTGCAAATGGAAGAATGATAAACAAGATGCCAACAGTAAAGAAGGAACACTTGGAGGACTATGAAGTGCCAATGGAAACCGATGGGGAGCACGTCAAGCGAACCTGTGCCTCTGTGCCAGAACCTTTACATTTAAATCCCAGTTTGAAACACACTTTGGCACAATTTCATTTAAGTAGTCAGAGCTCTCTGGGTGGACCAGCAGCATTTTCTGCTCGGTATTCCCAAGAAAGCATGTCACCCACTGtatttctgcctcttccatctccTCAGGTTCTTCCTGGTCCACTGTTCATCCCTTCTGATAGCTCCACAGAACTCACACAGACTGTGTTGGAAGGGGAGTCTATTTCTTGTTTTCAGgttggaggagaaaagagactCTGTTTGCCTCAAGTCTTAAATTCTGTTCCGAGAATTTTCACTCCAGCAAATAAATACGGTGTGTGACGAATTGTACATCTATTGTTCACGGTGTACTTCAGACCAGCTTCATATCTTAAAGGTCCTGGGAATACTTCCATTCAATGCCCCATCCTGTGGGTTGATCACATTAACTGATGCACAAAGACTATGTAATGCTTTATTGCGGCCACGCACTTTTCCTCAAAATGGTAGTGTACTTCCTGCTAAAAACTCATTGGCCCAGTTAAAGGAAACTGGCAGTGCCTTTGAAGTGGAACATGAATGCTTGGGCAAATGTCAGGGTCTGTTTGCACCCCAGTTTTATGTTCAGCCTGATGCTCCATGTATTCAATGTCTGGAGTGCTGTGGAATGTTTGCGCCCCAGACATTTGTGATGCATTCTCACAGATCACCTGACAAAAGGACTTGCCACTGGGGCTTTGAGTCAGCCAAATGGCATTGCTATCTTCATGTGAACCAGAAATACTTAGGGACAcctgaagaaaagaaactgaagataatattagaagaaatgaaggagaaatttagcatgagaaatggaaaaaggacTCAATCTaaggcaagttttttttttttaatagtagtttTAAGTAATGGCACTGGTTTACTTTGAAATCAAAAGTCTATATTTAGACTTACTTAACCTGTGCGATGTTAAGAAACTGTTACTGCTcatgcaacaacaaaaaatactggTCTTTGTAATGTGTTATGTTTGTATCACACGTTTTAGGCTATAAAGcgctttcctgtgtgtgtgttcatttgaTCTTTCAAACAGCCTAGTGCAAGAAGTAGGattattcccattctacagataaagAGAATGAGGCTCAGATCAAGTGGCTTTCCCAAGATTATATAGACAGGGTGTGGAGGATTTGGGGCTTCTttgtcaagtcatgatctctttctttttcacacaTCCTGCTTTTTGATGACTAGATCTGTTGTTGTCCTAGGACTCCAGATAATTTACACTTTGGTGTTATTTCCATTTGCAAATGGTATAATGGCTGGCCAAAACAATTCTGGTTGTGGGCTTCAAACAGCATTTTCCAAGGTAGATCTAGGATTTCTGACATTGTTTTTATCCCTGGATATTCAGGTTTGATCAATATTCGGAATAATGGAAAAGACAGGTTTATCGGAAGAATTGTGATTCTGgtaagaggtttttttaaaagaaagaaataacttaaaaaaaatgtgacagcTAGAATAAATAGATTATTTTAGGCTAAATAAATACTAATATAAAAACCTGTCAGCAAAGAGATCTTACTATTTTTCCCACTGCAATATCTGCTAGGCTAAACTAAGGTCTTCATTCTGAGAGCCTGAATGCCTGGGTAATAAACAAGATTTGGGTTATTAAATATCCAGCTTGTTGATTTcgttgttaaatatattttttacttgatTAAAGTTAGTATAATAGCTAGCACTATTTAACACTTACATTGTGGCAAGCATTGTTTTTGAGCAgtttcacatatataattttatttgagttgTACAATGAAAGATTGGCCACGTTTCATCTTAAGAATCTAAGTTTTCCactattagtttttatttcttgaaataatctCTACCTTTTCTACTTCACAGAAGAAATGAGTGAAGCGTATTAAATGACCGCAGCTTATTCACAGCAACATTAGAGCTTGGGCTTGAATCTAAGATTTTGGTGTCGTGTGCTTTATTATGGTACCTTTAAGGTTTTGAGGAAAATTTAGTTACAGTTGAGTTTTAAAACTGTGATTTGCTTCTGAAGCTCAAGAAGATTTTAGACTCTTAATTCAGGGTAGTTTGCTACTTGCTGCTTCCAAAGGGTCAGCACTCTGAAATTCCTTGCCTGTGGCTACTAGATAAGTTTATATTGTTCATGTGCAGTTATTGACTGATTTTGAAGCAGGATTGACTTCAAGCCACTTCTCAAATTACTGGACTTGCTTACAGCTGGATTGGTCCCATGCTGAAGCTTGTGCTTGGAGATGATCTGTATTCTCAAAATGTGGAATGCTCCTTTGATATTTATGATATCTTGCTCAATGCTAATTAGAGCCCTACCCTTACATGTCCATAGGTGACCACATTATTTGCTAGATATTCTTACTCCAGTCTTCATTGCTCTGACATAAGCGTTTTTGGGATAAACTCCTTTGCCTGAAGTTCCTCTTCTGTATTTGTGAGCAAAAACATCTGAGAACCATgataaagattagaaagaaaaaggtgaTGAATTTACTTAACTGAAACTGTATGTGCTAGGGTTTAGGTAAAATTGAAACCATTCTTCATCTGAATGTAGTCCTTTATTGTCTCAGAAATGAttaatttgaattcatttttttgggggggggaaggtatgagatttttttccctcacctTTTGGCTGTTATCTTTTTGCAGGGTTTACTATaatgtttttggtttcattttggtattgtttccaattttatgtGAATTGTAAGCAATGTAagggaatttaagaaaatttctacCAATGAAATCTTTAAGAAAGAAGACTTTTGGGTTCACATGTAATACATACTTGAGTGTGTTTTATTATGCTTATCACtccatattttgaaaatttagtcCTGAAGACTTTTTGAAGGTCTGTGAACAAGGTTTCTTAGATGAGAAACCAGTCCCAGATGGGTCACATGTTCTGGTTGTATAACTGGTGGGTGGTAGAATGAGGAGCTGAATGCAGTTCTTCTGACTTGAAGTCTAGTAATTTTCACTGCTTTTCCCTAAAGCAAACTTTGTAGTACAAACTACTACTGAATTTTGAGAAACATTAACTTCTTATCAATTTTCCTTAGTGTAATGGTTCGTAAACTCTGTGTTAACTTGAATTTTATACTAAGGTCCTTAACAGGGAGGGGTGCTAGGAGATATCCTTGACTGGGGAACGTTTTTATTATCTCCTGTGAGTCAGTGAGTTGGTTGCCAAACAAACCAAATAGACCCAGAGGAAGCTCATTTGAAGAAGTCAATacaggctttcttttctttttttttttttacgtagaAGAGTAaactaaatatattaatattttatgtaaagaaCCTTCTGCTTAATGTGAATACTAACGTAGTTAATACGTTTATACAGTTAATTTAGTTAAAGTATTGTTTtagattaaaaaaccaaaattatGAAACTCAAAAGGCAATTGTTTGAAATGTAGCAACTGTTATTTCCAAGGTTGGAAATTATATTAGTAATGATCACCTAACTATTTGCATAACTAATAGCTCCATTTAATTTGCATAGTTAGTAGCTATATTTAGATGGGAGAAGTAAGTGGTATAAGGTCAGTGTTCTAAGTGAAGAACTGGCTCTGTGTAGAAACTAACGGTATATTTGAAGCCTTTCTTACTCGGGTCAGGACAAGAAATACAACTGGTTTTAGATCTGCCTAGGTGGCTTTGTAAAATGATGTTCTTAAGCAATTTATTTCTTCGTATCGCCTGAactttttatgctttttgttaGAAATATGGctgttgtattatttatttgatcTAATTCTGATTTAGTTGCTCTTACATTTTTGTCTATGGAAAAAAGATTGCTAAGCAAATTGatcatttgtaaataaaatttgaagggTGATGTTTAAGATTATTTTCAAGCACATTGGAAAAGCCCACTTGTAGTGATAGGTGGTTCTTTACTCTTACAAAATGTGACAGAAAATCTTTAAGTTAGAGATGGTGTATGcccttatattaaaaaaaaaaaaatttaaaatgtagattttttaacATTCAGAATTGACTACTCTTAGGTAAAATAATACGGTATTTACTcagcttaggaaaaaaatagattatgaTGCACATAAATGACCTAAAGATatcaatttaaactttttttaaagcctgttaaacattttactatttttagttttgcattttcctttcagttcctCATTTTTGCAGAAGTCattggaataataatagtacaaaaaaattctatcttgtaaactgttatttttctgtttaggaAGTGCATTTCTTAGTCCAAT
Coding sequences within:
- the SKIL gene encoding LOW QUALITY PROTEIN: ski-like protein (The sequence of the model RefSeq protein was modified relative to this genomic sequence to represent the inferred CDS: inserted 7 bases in 6 codons; deleted 2 bases in 2 codons), with protein sequence MENLQTNYSLVQGSNKKLNGMGDDCGPPVKKMVTDVPANGRMINKMPTVKKEHLEDYEVPMETDGEHVKRTCASVPEPLHLNPSLKHTLAQFHLSSQSSLGGPAAFSARYSQESMSPTVFLPLPSPQVLPGPLFIPSDSSTELTQTVLEGESISCFQVGGEKRLCLPQVLNSVXREFSLQQINTVCDELYIYCSRCTSDQLHILKVLGILPFNAPSCGLITLTDAQRLCNALLRPRTFPQNGSVLPAKNSLAQLKETGSAFEVEHECLGKCQGLFAPQFYVQPDAPCIQCLECCGMFAPQTFVMHSHRSPDKRTCHWGFESAKWHCYLHVNQKYLGTPEEKKLKIILEEMKEKFSMRNGKRTQSKIDTSSGMELQSWYPVIKQEGDHVSQTHSFLHPGDYYLYMCDKVVAPNVSLTSAVSQSKEVTKTETSRTVPRPSEKPHSSGKHQKVVSYPDVSLEEQEKMDLKTSKELCSRVDPSVSNNSTSKKKPESTTCNFIRDTSXTGIDRDIVASSPLLVXDIICEDDXGKIMEEVMRTYVKQQEKLNSILQKKQQLQMEVEMLSSSKAMKELTEEQQNLQKELESLQNEHAQRMEEFYIEQKDLEKKLEQVMKQKCTCDSNLXKDKEAEYAAQLAELRQRLDHAEADRQELQDELRQEREARQXLEMMIKELKLQILKSSKTAKE